In Streptomyces sp. NBC_01426, one genomic interval encodes:
- a CDS encoding NAD(P)/FAD-dependent oxidoreductase, with product MSSRDRQGNVIVVGAGLAGLTCALDLARAGVRVRVLEASDGVGGRMRSDLRDGFVLDRGFQVFNTAYPQVKRRVNLRDLRLRPFTPGVLTHMPDGGRVRFGDPTRRPGDAAALLTGRRTPLRGLAGLGALTAVDTLAPVRALRRLPERTTRRELARWGVDDALVDAFMRPFLAGVFLEDELETSSRMFHLTWRSMIRGTLTLPSNGIGAVPEQLAGGLPEGSLELEARVSAVSGAGVVLADGTALEATGVVVATDTACASALVPALGEPGPTRTVTTYYHATPISPLREPTLLVDSRRRFLNTCVLTEVVPGYSVDGRTLVSTSVLGDDTPAGRSALVSVLSEVYGTDATRWQAVAAVTVPGALPAMPPPWPLSRTTRVEGGVYVCGDHRATGSVQGAMASGTRAARELLTDRATRT from the coding sequence GTGAGCAGTCGTGACCGGCAGGGCAATGTGATCGTCGTGGGGGCCGGGCTCGCCGGTCTCACCTGCGCGCTCGACCTGGCACGGGCGGGAGTACGGGTGCGCGTGCTGGAGGCGTCCGACGGAGTCGGCGGAAGGATGCGCAGCGACCTTCGGGACGGGTTCGTACTGGATCGCGGGTTCCAGGTGTTCAACACCGCCTACCCGCAGGTCAAGCGCCGTGTGAACCTGCGCGACCTGCGACTGCGCCCCTTCACCCCGGGAGTCCTGACCCACATGCCGGACGGCGGTCGGGTGCGGTTCGGGGACCCGACCAGGCGCCCGGGCGACGCGGCCGCGCTGCTGACCGGTCGACGCACCCCGCTCCGCGGACTGGCCGGACTCGGCGCGCTGACCGCGGTGGACACCTTGGCGCCCGTTCGGGCGCTGCGGCGGCTTCCGGAACGTACGACCCGGCGGGAACTGGCGCGTTGGGGGGTGGACGACGCCCTCGTCGACGCCTTCATGCGTCCGTTCCTCGCGGGCGTCTTCCTGGAGGACGAGCTGGAGACGTCGAGCCGGATGTTCCACCTGACCTGGCGCAGCATGATCCGGGGAACCCTCACCCTGCCCTCCAACGGGATCGGGGCGGTGCCCGAGCAGTTGGCGGGCGGCCTGCCCGAGGGCTCCCTGGAGCTGGAGGCGCGCGTTTCCGCCGTGTCCGGCGCCGGAGTGGTCCTCGCGGACGGGACCGCCCTGGAGGCCACCGGCGTCGTGGTCGCCACCGACACGGCGTGCGCGTCCGCGCTCGTACCGGCGCTGGGCGAGCCCGGCCCGACGCGCACGGTCACCACCTACTACCACGCGACCCCCATCTCGCCGCTGCGCGAACCGACCCTGCTGGTCGACAGCCGGCGGCGGTTCCTCAACACGTGCGTGCTGACGGAGGTGGTCCCCGGTTACTCCGTCGACGGCCGCACCCTGGTGTCGACCTCGGTGCTCGGGGACGACACCCCCGCGGGCCGATCGGCGCTGGTGTCCGTCCTGTCCGAGGTGTATGGGACGGACGCGACCCGGTGGCAGGCCGTGGCCGCCGTCACGGTGCCCGGCGCGCTGCCCGCGATGCCGCCGCCCTGGCCCCTCAGCCGGACCACGAGGGTCGAGGGCGGTGTGTACGTGTGCGGCGACCACCGCGCGACGGGTTCCGTACAGGGCGCCATGGCCTCGGGCACGCGCGCCGCACGCGAACTCCTGACCGATCGCGCCACCCGCACCTGA
- a CDS encoding oxygenase MpaB family protein: MNQPAPSRRGPRERLGAGLFARVAGPEGRANRARIHGAPGPRWFGPERPIRTVHGDASMFVGGLSALLLQSLHPLAMAAVAAHSGFRGDPWGRLQRTSTFLAVTTYGTAEDAQQAVDRVRAVHERVRGRTPDGQAYHAADPHLLGWVHAAEVDSFLRAHQRFGAHPLDPAGCDAYLADTARVARALGVQDPPRNRAELARLLAAYRPDLRATPQAREAARFVLRHPPLPRAARGPYAVLAANAVALLPPWAPGLLGLSGARGGVSGGLVRLSGHALTGSIRWAMAPPPPGPPG; the protein is encoded by the coding sequence ATGAACCAGCCCGCGCCGTCGAGACGCGGTCCACGGGAGCGACTCGGCGCCGGCCTCTTCGCCCGCGTGGCCGGACCCGAGGGCCGGGCGAACCGCGCCCGCATCCACGGCGCCCCCGGACCCCGCTGGTTCGGGCCCGAGCGTCCCATCCGCACCGTGCACGGGGACGCCTCGATGTTCGTCGGCGGCCTCAGCGCCCTCCTGCTCCAATCGCTGCACCCGCTGGCGATGGCCGCCGTCGCGGCGCACTCCGGATTCCGCGGCGACCCGTGGGGGCGGCTCCAACGCACCAGCACCTTCCTCGCGGTGACCACCTACGGCACCGCCGAGGACGCGCAGCAGGCGGTCGACCGGGTACGGGCCGTACACGAACGGGTCCGCGGCCGGACGCCCGACGGTCAGGCCTACCACGCGGCGGACCCGCACCTGCTGGGCTGGGTCCACGCGGCGGAGGTCGACAGCTTCCTCCGCGCCCACCAGCGCTTCGGCGCGCATCCCCTCGACCCCGCCGGCTGCGACGCGTACCTCGCGGACACCGCCCGGGTGGCCCGCGCGCTCGGGGTGCAGGACCCGCCCCGAAACAGGGCGGAGCTGGCCCGCCTGCTCGCGGCGTACCGACCGGACCTCCGCGCCACGCCCCAGGCCCGGGAGGCGGCGCGCTTCGTCCTGCGCCACCCGCCCCTGCCCAGGGCGGCCCGCGGACCCTATGCCGTGCTCGCCGCGAACGCGGTCGCCCTGCTGCCGCCGTGGGCACCGGGACTGCTGGGGCTGTCCGGGGCGCGAGGCGGCGTGAGCGGTGGCCTCGTACGACTCTCCGGACACGCCCTGACCGGCTCCATCAGGTGGGCGATGGCCCCGCCGCCGCCCGGACCACCGGGGTGA
- a CDS encoding UBP-type zinc finger domain-containing protein codes for MTGWIVAPDAGRVEEVSCGHLDQAPDEEPPAPVRGCEECLAAGGTWVHLRKCLICGHVGCCDSSPGRHAWAHADTTDHALARSFEKGEAWAWCYQDSLFLLPEPA; via the coding sequence ATGACCGGATGGATCGTCGCCCCCGACGCCGGGCGCGTCGAAGAGGTGAGCTGCGGACATCTCGACCAGGCCCCCGACGAGGAGCCGCCCGCGCCCGTACGCGGCTGCGAGGAGTGCCTCGCGGCCGGCGGTACATGGGTCCACCTGCGGAAATGCCTGATCTGCGGGCACGTCGGCTGCTGCGACAGCTCCCCGGGTCGGCACGCCTGGGCGCACGCCGACACCACCGACCACGCGCTGGCGCGCTCGTTCGAGAAGGGCGAGGCCTGGGCCTGGTGCTACCAGGACTCGCTGTTCCTGCTCCCCGAACCGGCCTGA